The Zingiber officinale cultivar Zhangliang chromosome 2A, Zo_v1.1, whole genome shotgun sequence genomic sequence CTGACCTCTCTTCATGTCTAGAACCAACAAAACTGATACCGAGTGGTTCGTAGTTTTGATTAGTTTTATATCGAAAGTATGAACAGCTTGAAAATTCACAAACACCCCAAGGATCCCTTAGACATGAATCGACAAAAATGTCAAAGCTGCCCAAAGAAGTAGAACGGGAACAGCTGAGGGGAATCGTGACCTTGGGCTACTATTTGGCAGCCATGGGTATGCATCCGGAGGAGGCATGACGCAGTTGTCGCCGTTGAAGTATATACGCCTAGGAAAGGCCCATCCTTTCCCGAAAGTGAAGCTTGGATCCTTTTGGAATAGAATCTCTGACTGTACATTTCCATAGGGTCCTGCTTCCATAAGTAAGTCATTGTAGTACTTCATACCCCAGAGCATTGCAGTGTCATCTGTGTAGCAAAACCACAAATTATGATTGGAAAGATAAACTGGGAGAAAAGCAGCAACTATATCTCAGCAAAACATGGATTATCAAATGTAAGTTTTGATGCATTATGCATATTTGTGGCTTACTGCAACAACATTACGGCAATTAGCAATTACCAAAACTCTGGCACAGAATAATCGTCGGAAGAGAATGCAAAGATGGCACTTTCGGAGGCATGAACATTACAGTTTGACAACATAAGATTGGGGAAATAACATAAGAGCAAGAAACGAAGGGTAGCTTACTTATGCCTCCATATGGTGAAATGGACTTGTAATTGAAACTGAAAAGCTGAGTAAGGTTGTTGAAGTTTGGATGCTGTATAACAAGGTTCCACTGTGTGTAGTTCATGTGGTAATTGAAATTCGTTATTGCGATCTTAACACGCCAATAGTCTTTGTAGTTAAGTTTCACGTGCCAATGCACTCTTATTGGGCACATATGTGATGTACACTGGACTAATGGTGCATAGCTACTTCTGCTGGGATCATCCACTGCAGAAGCTAAATAAGGTGAGTCTGGTCTGCGGCAATGAGCAAAAGAATATCATTACAATCAACTAAAGTATAGTTACTGCAAACACAAGAACATCATCGTTAAACTCACTCCACGCAGCTACCAGGCTGGGTCAGGTTATTTTGGCAACCGCAGGAGCATGTCGGGCAGTTAACAATTGTATCGTTATAAAAAGATGAAAGTGATACACAGCatgctggtgtcttctgagcaaGAAACTGGGAGTATGTACAACTAATGTTCCATGTCTCTGCAATCAAACAATGAAACATATGTTACTGTGTGAGTAAAATCAAAATCAGTCCAAGCAAATTCCAAAAATCCAAAGTCctcatcttctgatagttagcaaAGGAACTGAACTGTAAATCGTGCTGACAAAAATTTCCAGTTAGTTCTCAAAAGATTTAAAGATGCTTGATCTAAATGTGAATTCTATGGCCCATTTCTAACCGAGCAACACTAACATATGAATATTTTTCAGGATTAGTAGGTTTAATTTGATCTAGAAGTAACTTATCAAGACAAAACACAGACTAGGTATCATAGGTCCCCATGCTTTGTGTAGCAACAGAGTGATACATGTcaatagaagaaaataaaattaaaaaaaacagatACGGCGAGAGAATAATAAGGATACTATTTTTATTCTACTAAAATTTACTGAAAGATCAATCTAGTGCTAGCAAGAAAGGGAAAACAAATGCTACATAACATGAGGATAAAAGCCTCTCTCGGACACTAAGGATCGGAACTTGTTAGAGTAGCTGTGCCATCTTGAAGGAAATGAGAGATAATGATCACAACTTACTGATGGCATGAGTTTTTCTTCTTCCATCTGGTGTTATAAATGTGCTCGATGGCACATTCTTTGCTGCTCCACATGTATATCCTGGGCCTGGAGCTCTCAGGGTGAAGTTTTTTGGTGCAAGGACAGTCTTTGTAGATGTGCCTGCTAGACCAGTACTGATCTGGAATGAACTCGCAGCATTGGCTGGATCCTGAACCCATGAACTAATAACACCTCCCTTGCAGCAGTTAGCAATTTGCAGGTTGTATGGAGTACCAGGAAGCAGATCGACGACTGTTGGAGTCTTCTTGCAGCAATGTGGAATGTTTCCTTTAAATTTAGAGCAATCACCCTGCTCGGTTGCTTGAGCTCCTACCATAGACCAAATTATCTCCTTTTTCGCCCATGTCCATCCAAGGATCCAGCCAGGTGCTTGGATGTGACGATATTGGTGGTAATTGTACATTGTTACGACAGCCTGAAAAATGAACACCAAGATCAAAGTTCAAGCTCAAATGTTTTGTAGAAGTTACACACAACTTAGCATTTAAAATTAATCTCAACGCATTAACAAAAGAGAAACACAGAAGTTTTAATGTGTCACCAAATTGAATGAACAACAGATGGAAGCCAATTTGTAAAAAATTCAGGGGCCAGTGCAACAAGGTGACAATTCTTAGACTTGTGATGAAGTTATCTGATATTTGTTTGGAAAGTACTTACAACATAGCCATCTGGTGTCCACTGTATGATATCCCATTTAATCGTTATATTCCCATTCGGATCTAGGGGATCATAAGCTTCTGCAAAACAAAACTTCAGGTATGAATCTGATAATAGCAtcataaataagaaaagaaaggaaaagactGTGTTTAACATATGGTTACTTCAGCAAATTCATAATTCAAGATCAAATTTTTGACAGTGCAAATGATGTTGATGCACTCATTGGGATCAACatcatactgaacatgtaaatTGGGTTCTTCACGCTAGTTCCAACCTTAATCAGCGATCAAATAGTCTTCTAATTTACAAATACAAGAAAAACAGCTTTCTAAACCAAAACATGCATGAATCTCTTTATACTGATTACTTAAGTACCAAATTTCAACGAGATCTTTTTACAGAAAAAGTTTGGAAATTTGAAAAATGTGATATTTTCAGCATCATCGCTTCTCCAATAACAGAAACCAAGACTTTGGGATTTTGAACCCGAAAAGAACCAAGTCTGTAAGAAATGGAAGCGACCCAACGAAGGCTCACCTGAGGTGGAAACCAGAGAGCCGAAGACCAAAAAGGCGACCAGCGAAACGGCCAAAGGCGACATCTTTGATGTGCGCCTCCTAATAGCGGAAGAGGAGGCGCCGGAAGTAAAGTCGCCGGTTGCAGATAAGCTCCCCGAGCTCTGCGCCTCAACGCGGCAACAatggcgagagagagagagagaaagagagagagagagagaggaaccAAAGCCAAAGGTGGAAACTTAGTCTTCTTTATAGCATCGAAGAAAGCTCACATAAGCCATTGTCCACGCACTCTCCACCTCCTATTTCTTTATCtttttttccattttaatttacgAAGGCAAAAAAATTCTCGGTGTCATGGTTAACGTGGCACCTCACAGACCTGAGAGTGGCCCCACCATGACATTTTGCAGGGATGACTCAGCAGCCCAAGGTTAATATCTGTGACATGGTAAAGAAGGGCATAGAAAACAAAGTTCTATGACTTTTATCCATTTCGCTCTTTCTTCACTCTTTCTGTTTTAcagtaaaatatattagaaaaaaaatacaattattattattttttgccacaaatcaatttttaatttttttgccaTAAACCATTTCTTAGTGTTAACCATATATGATGTAGGCCGTGGTACAATCACAAATGGGAAAAAACAGATGAAATGAATAAAAATTTAGAATAATGTGATTTAAAATAGTTTATGGATCAAAAGTTAAGAGGAAATGTGGATCTTAGGTCGAATATAGACAATTAGCTTAAAATATCAATTAGGCATCCataattaaattagtttaatGGTCACCTAAGCATTTTGGATATTAATAGAGGTGCCTAGAAATCAATGAATCATTTATTAATCTTGTCGTATTCCTTACTACAAGAGCCTTAGAGGCAGGCCGCTAAGTCTAAATCTGACTCATGTGACAAAAGACGATTCGCTCCCCCAACGCTCCCGCAGGCTAAATCTGACTcatgtggcaaaagacgattcacgggtgactactagccattagtgcaaatgaccaagacatgggggagattATGCTCGATCACGCCgaatttcgaccccaagaccttatGTGGCAACATACATGGAAGGTGATTAAAACACGAACAAGATCACATATTGcaaataatattcatattttcTGAACTTCAAACTTATTTTCAAAGACTTCAAATATACTCACCATAATTAATTCATAGGCCAGAAAGGAAGCAGGGATTCCACCAGCTTGCACTAGTTCAGGTCAAAAGGAACAGACAGCATGACATTAATACCTACAAGGAAGCTTTGGGATTAACACATGTTTGGGATTTGCAAAGAATGAATACAGTCACAATTGCGTTGAATGGTAGATTAGCAAATGGCAACCATTgtttagaaaatcaaaatactaaatgGTTGACTGGGGATGGCAATGGCCCCTCAGTTACCACCATCCTCGGACAGGTAACCCTGGGAAGAGTCATCACCAGGAGAAGCTTGAGCCTTGCTTGAAGGGTTATCCTGCAAAAAAAATTAGTAGGGCTGCAAATGAAAATGATGGTAGAATACAAGTTTGATACTTCACACAATAAAAGTTCATTTAAATAGATAAAACAAATAAGCATGCAAATTAAATATGCAGTTTTGTAGTGGAGCTAGAATAAGCTTGATGAAGCAATAGAGGCTACAGAAGAAACCAGTGAATATGCACTTGCATCAGTTATGAATATATATAATTGAACAAAAAGGTCGTCCAAGTTTTTAATTGCCGTTCATTTATTCGAGAATGACAAGACgacaaccaccaccaccaccaccaccaccacaacaGAACTATTAACTTGATTCTTTTGCTTCCAACTTTAATGAGAATTTCAAAATAAGAGGTTTCCTTTTCATAATAGGCATCGCAGCCGTTTCTGAAAGGTGGAGAGTTCTTTACTTTCTTTGGCGATCCTGGCCCAGCCTGCTAATAAAATGAGATCGATTAGTAGGAGTATTAAGAATCTTTGGAGCATTAATTGTTCCAAAGAAACTCTAATGGAGGTGTTTTCAGAATGCAGCAAGAGAACATGAATCCGcaaatttgaaaaatgatttcaaattGAAATAAGATTTACTGGAACATTTACCAAATGAATGAGTGTTCCTAGAAATAAAGAAATGACATGATAAAACCTCAAAAATAGTACAGATAAAGAGCCAGAAAAACTTTGAGAATCTTATAAAAATCAAAATGATAAACAAATTAACTTTTAAGGGCAAAaccttttcttttttaattacCCTGCCCTTTTCTACCCCGTATTAAACCAGTTTGAACTTATTTCTGGTTCAAAAAACCCAAAACTTTTCACTTGTTCTCCACTATTGAGCCGGGCTCCTATAGTCCTATAGCCATCTCCTCTGTTGCTACCAATCTCCTCATCCGGCCATCTCCTCAATTGTTGCTCGACATCCTTTCCTCAAGCACTCCCTCATCATGAAGCCCTTTCAAAGTCCTCTCAACCCGACCCCCCTGTGAAATACAATTTCGTATGAAATTTGTTCATTGTTTTTTCAAATTGAGGGCCAAAATTACTCATTCGTTAATCACAAGTCATACAAATACAAAAGCACATACAGTGATAcagagtatatatatatagagagagagagagagagagagataaatacacacacacatatgcatttgttcacaaaaatgaacaattttattttatttttctcttgagAGTAGAAATCACTAATCCATAGATCACAAACAACACTATTacaataatttttcttaaaaatatctaCCAGATATGTATTTGTCATCAAATAATGGATAACAGTTTCAATGAAATTGttcattttctccttttgaggaCCAATGCCGCCCATCGCACGTTAAAAACAACTTATCCTTTTTATAAATAACATATTCAGAAGGAAAATCATCCTAAAACTTTCCTCTCGCAATGAAAACCAGGGAATAGTGAACAGTTTCAACAAAAATGCCCATTTTGGCTACAAATTCTCATTGACACGCTTAAGGAGACTTGGAAATAGTGATATTGAGGAAGAAA encodes the following:
- the LOC122040597 gene encoding COBRA-like protein 1 isoform X2; the encoded protein is MYNYHQYRHIQAPGWILGWTWAKKEIIWSMVGAQATEQGDCSKFKGNIPHCCKKTPTVVDLLPGTPYNLQIANCCKGGVISSWVQDPANAASSFQISTGLAGTSTKTVLAPKNFTLRAPGPGYTCGAAKNVPSSTFITPDGRRKTHAIKTWNISCTYSQFLAQKTPACCVSLSSFYNDTIVNCPTCSCGCQNNLTQPGSCVEPDSPYLASAVDDPSRSSYAPLVQCTSHMCPIRVHWHVKLNYKDYWRVKIAITNFNYHMNYTQWNLVIQHPNFNNLTQLFSFNYKSISPYGGINDTAMLWGMKYYNDLLMEAGPYGNVQSEILFQKDPSFTFGKGWAFPRRIYFNGDNCVMPPPDAYPWLPNSSPRSRFPSAVPVLLLWAALTFLSIHV
- the LOC122040597 gene encoding COBRA-like protein 1 isoform X1 yields the protein MSPLAVSLVAFLVFGSLVSTSEAYDPLDPNGNITIKWDIIQWTPDGYVAVVTMYNYHQYRHIQAPGWILGWTWAKKEIIWSMVGAQATEQGDCSKFKGNIPHCCKKTPTVVDLLPGTPYNLQIANCCKGGVISSWVQDPANAASSFQISTGLAGTSTKTVLAPKNFTLRAPGPGYTCGAAKNVPSSTFITPDGRRKTHAIKTWNISCTYSQFLAQKTPACCVSLSSFYNDTIVNCPTCSCGCQNNLTQPGSCVEPDSPYLASAVDDPSRSSYAPLVQCTSHMCPIRVHWHVKLNYKDYWRVKIAITNFNYHMNYTQWNLVIQHPNFNNLTQLFSFNYKSISPYGGINDTAMLWGMKYYNDLLMEAGPYGNVQSEILFQKDPSFTFGKGWAFPRRIYFNGDNCVMPPPDAYPWLPNSSPRSRFPSAVPVLLLWAALTFLSIHV